A section of the Candidatus Delongbacteria bacterium genome encodes:
- a CDS encoding serine protein kinase PrkA, with amino-acid sequence MNKEYDINKELKSLSEELKLKGERLEALINLSSNIREKEKRVPIPIDNFLHLMARKPYVVLRNIFQLFNDMVHHYVPEGIDEYSGDKYSIGYSHYDMSRLLNDNCDVPFFADRLFANRFMNLVKSFRKGIYNQICLFEGPPGSGKSTFLNNILTKMEEYSKSPRGSVYETYWLLDVSKFRSVSRYYSRIRESLQEIDDHDITEHLEMIKGEDKIGFSCPNHDHPILQIPKIYRKRFLEELVEDKEMLNTILEKKEYEWVLRDTPCHICTSLFNNLMDELGDPLEVFKMIQARRMKFSRQFGEGITVYNPGDRLFDKPIGNTILQRKINSLLNNENIKIIYSDLAKTNNGIYALMDIKDNNVQRLMNLHGIISDGVHRVHLVEERINSLFLGLINPADKSHYEKVPSFKDRIITVNIPYILDYKTEMEILLDKFGDHHKDKFMPHIFESFARAIISTRLNYESPSIKKWISKPDVYKSFVDKTFLMLKMDIYSGVIPGWLTDEDLSKFDKDIRKSLLAEAETEGVRGVSGRQSLKIYNKFISKYEKKETQINIDSIVEFFSDKDNLSSQIIPSGFLESLVDMYDFLILGEVKSAIYYYNEKQIDDDIKEYLYAINFDIGNTHINPYTNRKIVVSEEFYKNFEAIFVGTTAKDVDRKNFRDATLNEYITSTLSKEIMLEKKKIEDTGLFKSIKSRYNKSLKENALAPYVDNDNFRRALVDFYTPEFESYDTRLKKDIKFMLGNLINIFGYTEESAVFITLYALDKKLDKKF; translated from the coding sequence ATGAATAAAGAATATGATATAAATAAGGAATTGAAAAGCCTTAGCGAGGAACTAAAACTAAAGGGTGAAAGACTTGAAGCTCTTATCAATTTAAGTTCAAACATCAGAGAGAAAGAGAAAAGAGTACCAATTCCCATCGATAATTTTTTGCATCTTATGGCAAGAAAACCGTATGTTGTTCTGCGGAATATTTTTCAACTTTTCAATGATATGGTTCACCATTATGTTCCTGAAGGTATAGATGAGTACAGCGGTGACAAATACAGTATCGGTTATAGCCATTACGATATGTCAAGACTATTAAATGATAATTGTGATGTGCCTTTTTTTGCTGACAGACTTTTTGCAAACAGATTTATGAATCTGGTGAAATCTTTCAGAAAAGGAATCTACAATCAGATCTGTCTTTTTGAAGGTCCTCCTGGTAGTGGAAAAAGCACGTTTCTAAATAACATTCTTACTAAAATGGAGGAGTATTCAAAATCGCCAAGAGGTTCAGTTTACGAAACATACTGGCTTTTGGATGTAAGTAAATTCAGGAGTGTATCAAGATATTATAGCAGAATAAGGGAGAGTTTACAGGAGATAGATGATCATGACATTACCGAACATCTTGAGATGATTAAAGGTGAAGATAAGATAGGATTTTCTTGTCCAAATCATGATCACCCAATATTGCAAATTCCTAAAATCTACAGAAAAAGATTTTTAGAAGAACTTGTTGAAGACAAAGAGATGCTAAATACAATTCTCGAAAAAAAAGAGTATGAGTGGGTTTTGAGAGATACTCCATGCCACATCTGTACTTCTCTTTTCAATAATTTGATGGATGAACTGGGCGATCCTTTGGAAGTTTTTAAAATGATTCAAGCAAGAAGGATGAAGTTTTCTAGACAATTTGGAGAAGGAATAACAGTTTACAATCCTGGTGACAGACTTTTTGACAAACCAATTGGTAATACTATTTTGCAACGAAAAATCAACTCTTTACTTAACAACGAAAATATAAAAATAATTTACTCCGATTTAGCTAAAACGAATAATGGTATCTACGCTTTAATGGACATTAAGGATAATAATGTTCAAAGACTTATGAATCTTCACGGTATTATCAGTGATGGTGTTCATAGGGTTCACCTTGTGGAGGAGAGAATCAATTCCCTTTTCCTTGGCCTTATCAATCCTGCTGATAAGAGTCATTATGAAAAAGTTCCATCCTTCAAGGATAGAATTATAACCGTCAATATTCCATACATTCTTGATTATAAAACGGAGATGGAGATTTTGCTGGATAAATTTGGAGATCATCATAAAGATAAGTTTATGCCGCATATTTTTGAAAGTTTTGCCAGAGCAATTATTTCAACAAGATTGAACTACGAGAGTCCATCAATTAAAAAATGGATTTCAAAACCAGATGTTTATAAATCATTTGTAGATAAAACATTTCTAATGCTAAAGATGGATATCTATTCGGGTGTAATTCCAGGATGGCTAACCGATGAAGATCTTTCCAAGTTTGATAAGGATATTAGGAAATCTTTGCTAGCTGAAGCGGAAACAGAGGGTGTTCGAGGTGTTTCAGGAAGACAATCTCTTAAGATTTATAACAAATTTATCTCAAAATATGAAAAAAAGGAAACGCAGATCAATATTGATTCTATTGTAGAATTTTTTTCAGATAAAGATAATTTGTCAAGTCAAATTATTCCTTCAGGTTTTCTGGAGTCTCTGGTCGATATGTACGATTTTTTAATTTTAGGTGAAGTCAAATCAGCGATCTACTATTACAACGAAAAACAGATTGATGATGATATTAAAGAATATCTCTATGCAATAAATTTTGACATCGGCAATACACATATTAACCCATACACAAATAGAAAAATTGTAGTAAGTGAAGAATTTTATAAAAATTTTGAAGCTATATTTGTGGGGACAACTGCAAAAGATGTTGACAGGAAAAATTTTAGAGATGCAACTCTTAATGAATATATAACGTCGACTTTGTCAAAAGAGATTATGCTAGAAAAGAAGAAGATAGAAGATACAGGTTTATTCAAATCAATTAAATCTAGGTATAACAAAAGTTTAAAAGAAAATGCCCTAGCTCCGTATGTTGATAATGATAATTTTAGAAGAGCATTGGTAGATTTTTATACACCGGAATTTGAATCATATGATACTAGGCTAAAAAAAGATATAAAGTTTATGCTTGGAAATCTGATCAATATTTTTGGCTACACAGAAGAATCAGCGGTTTTTATAACTCTTTATGCTTTGGATAAAAAATTGGATAAAAAATTCTAA
- a CDS encoding transcriptional repressor, protein MNNKKMYYEIMLRRLNKFSKDSNMRFSKERELLLEEICHNNEMSDHFDADELFAIMKTKGAKVSRATIFRNLSVFVKASILRKVKLGESHSHYEICNNNKYKHDHLVCENCGKVVEFFEPSLLKKQKEIADSYGFEMRDHKHEIYGLCKDCQNKKNDE, encoded by the coding sequence ATGAATAATAAAAAAATGTATTACGAGATAATGCTCAGGAGATTAAATAAATTTTCTAAAGATTCAAATATGAGGTTTTCCAAGGAGAGAGAATTGCTTTTGGAAGAGATATGTCATAATAATGAAATGAGTGATCACTTTGATGCCGATGAACTTTTTGCGATAATGAAAACTAAGGGAGCAAAAGTTTCGAGGGCAACTATTTTCAGAAACTTGTCAGTTTTTGTTAAAGCATCTATATTGAGAAAGGTTAAACTTGGTGAATCACATTCTCATTATGAAATTTGTAATAATAACAAGTATAAGCATGATCATTTAGTTTGTGAAAATTGTGGCAAAGTAGTTGAGTTTTTTGAACCTTCTCTTTTAAAAAAACAGAAAGAGATTGCAGATAGCTATGGCTTTGAAATGAGAGACCATAAACATGAGATTTATGGATTATGTAAAGATTGTCAAAATAAAAAGAACGATGAATAA
- a CDS encoding transporter substrate-binding domain-containing protein — protein sequence MKKVIVFLFFIFFVTTVYSETVKLTTLDWEPYIGQKLNNQGFVAEIVKEAFKRGGYDIEIQYYPWARTVDKAKKGEVDGYMPEYYSEELKNDFYVSEPFAGGPVGLFKRKGFDLKYEKLEDLKGYKIGVVRDYVNEENFDKATYLTKDEVTDDLTNIKKLLANRIDLFVADKFVGFYLLNEHMPEMTMQMEFVEPPLIVHDLYVCINKNVKDAKKKIDSFNKGLKEMKEDGSLDKMIKF from the coding sequence ATGAAGAAGGTAATAGTTTTTCTTTTCTTTATTTTTTTTGTAACAACTGTGTATTCTGAGACAGTGAAATTGACAACTTTGGACTGGGAACCATACATAGGTCAAAAGTTGAATAATCAAGGTTTCGTTGCTGAAATTGTAAAAGAAGCCTTTAAACGTGGAGGTTATGACATTGAAATTCAGTATTATCCTTGGGCTAGAACAGTAGATAAGGCAAAAAAGGGAGAAGTTGATGGTTATATGCCTGAGTACTATTCGGAAGAATTGAAAAATGATTTTTATGTATCAGAACCTTTTGCAGGGGGACCTGTTGGATTATTTAAAAGGAAGGGTTTTGATTTGAAGTATGAAAAACTTGAAGATTTGAAAGGGTACAAAATTGGTGTTGTGAGAGACTATGTAAATGAAGAGAATTTTGACAAGGCAACATATCTAACAAAAGATGAGGTAACTGATGATTTAACAAATATCAAAAAGCTTCTAGCGAATAGGATAGATCTTTTTGTTGCCGATAAGTTTGTAGGTTTCTATCTTTTAAATGAACATATGCCAGAAATGACAATGCAAATGGAGTTTGTAGAACCACCTCTGATTGTACATGATCTTTATGTTTGTATTAACAAGAATGTTAAGGATGCAAAAAAGAAGATAGATTCTTTCAATAAAGGTTTAAAAGAGATGAAAGAGGATGGATCATTGGACAAAATGATAAAATTCTAA
- a CDS encoding methyltransferase domain-containing protein, whose protein sequence is MVDKDKAFTKAAKYYDRVMQDFSYQDLVDYLDDLIIENGGERTNVLSIACGTAEELSYFHQLGYQIEGLDISEGMLEVAREKLPFAEFHHSNMTNFSLEDKFDNIVSTFDSINYILDDEELEKCFRSVHKNLNREGLFLFDFNTLYTFIHEWEGVRSEIGDDYEIIYESKFNYDNMIADVDIRFYMKNEDGVDFFEERHREKGYTYDMIKKSLIKSGFKVIKIVPFFKKRKGQETNIDRYQVVARKIGD, encoded by the coding sequence ATGGTAGATAAAGACAAAGCTTTTACTAAAGCTGCAAAATATTATGACAGAGTAATGCAAGATTTCTCTTATCAGGATCTTGTAGATTATCTGGACGATTTAATTATTGAAAATGGTGGAGAAAGAACAAATGTTCTTTCTATTGCTTGTGGTACTGCTGAAGAACTATCATATTTTCATCAGCTTGGATATCAAATTGAAGGTTTAGATATTTCTGAAGGAATGCTTGAAGTAGCTAGAGAAAAACTTCCGTTCGCAGAATTTCATCATAGCAATATGACTAATTTTTCACTGGAAGATAAGTTTGATAATATCGTTTCAACATTTGATTCGATTAACTATATATTAGATGATGAAGAATTAGAAAAATGTTTCCGTTCTGTACATAAAAATTTAAATAGAGAAGGACTATTCCTTTTTGATTTCAACACCCTATACACTTTTATACATGAGTGGGAAGGCGTTCGAAGTGAAATTGGTGACGATTATGAAATAATCTATGAATCAAAATTCAACTACGACAATATGATAGCTGATGTTGATATTAGATTTTATATGAAAAATGAAGATGGAGTTGATTTCTTCGAAGAAAGACATAGGGAAAAAGGGTACACTTACGATATGATAAAAAAATCATTGATTAAGTCTGGATTCAAAGTGATCAAAATTGTTCCTTTTTTCAAAAAACGTAAAGGTCAGGAAACCAATATAGATAGATATCAGGTAGTTGCTAGAAAAATAGGAGATTAG
- a CDS encoding transporter substrate-binding domain-containing protein: MNIFLILVLFSSILSEEIRFATGEYEPYTSVNMDDKGCITQIVNDVCELMNIQPEYEFFPWKRAERCVLNNNCLAAFPYSKTADREKDFIFTDVLLSSNAYFYYYRPQKDFSTFKWEKYEDLRYLNIGGVLGYWYESEFRNSNLNVSFTYTDLDNIRLLMMGRIDLMPANEIVFWDLVRKNVPSEANNFKTLPKSIGDSDFYLMLSKNNPDANDFVQKFNKSLAEYKKSNKYKALLKKYGFD, encoded by the coding sequence ATGAATATATTTTTAATTTTGGTACTTTTTTCTTCTATTTTATCTGAAGAGATAAGGTTCGCTACTGGTGAGTATGAGCCTTATACTTCAGTTAATATGGATGATAAAGGTTGTATAACTCAAATTGTCAACGATGTTTGCGAGTTAATGAATATTCAACCTGAATATGAATTTTTCCCATGGAAACGGGCTGAACGTTGTGTACTAAATAATAATTGTTTGGCAGCTTTTCCTTACTCTAAAACAGCCGACAGAGAAAAGGACTTCATTTTTACAGATGTTTTATTGTCGAGTAATGCTTACTTCTACTACTATCGTCCACAAAAGGATTTTTCTACATTTAAATGGGAAAAGTATGAAGATTTAAGGTATTTGAACATTGGTGGAGTTCTGGGATATTGGTATGAAAGTGAATTCAGAAACAGCAACCTAAATGTTAGTTTTACTTATACCGATTTGGATAATATAAGATTATTGATGATGGGAAGAATAGATTTGATGCCAGCTAATGAAATTGTTTTTTGGGATCTTGTTAGAAAAAATGTACCATCTGAAGCTAATAATTTTAAAACTCTACCAAAATCAATTGGAGATTCAGATTTCTATCTTATGTTGTCAAAAAATAATCCTGATGCTAACGATTTTGTACAGAAATTTAACAAATCTTTAGCTGAGTACAAAAAAAGTAATAAGTATAAAGCTCTTCTGAAAAAGTATGGATTTGATTAG
- a CDS encoding transporter substrate-binding domain-containing protein — protein sequence MKNIFFMLSLFMVLFSLSAKESMTFICEDKEDYPFVMGNGKDFNNDKPGVVVELLKIVENKMGVEFVFSRTPWKRALEVELKEGNVDGLFSASYKKEREEMGVYPNINGVVDPSKKLYRIAYSYYQLKSSPVDWDGKELKGFNGKIGAPRGYSIVSDLRSKGYTVEESDGCEYDLKKLQLNRVQLTAELDLQAENILNKNPELAKDIVKVTPPIVEKDYYLMLSFKFVENNKELADKFWKNLEEVRNAELEKIMEKY from the coding sequence GTGAAAAATATTTTTTTTATGTTGTCACTATTTATGGTTTTATTTTCACTCAGTGCAAAAGAAAGCATGACATTTATTTGTGAAGATAAAGAGGATTATCCTTTTGTAATGGGGAATGGGAAAGATTTCAATAATGATAAACCTGGGGTTGTTGTTGAATTGCTAAAAATTGTAGAAAATAAAATGGGTGTTGAATTTGTTTTTAGTAGAACACCTTGGAAAAGAGCTCTGGAAGTTGAATTGAAAGAGGGTAATGTTGATGGATTATTCTCTGCGTCTTACAAAAAAGAAAGAGAAGAAATGGGTGTTTATCCGAATATAAATGGTGTTGTTGATCCTTCAAAGAAACTTTACAGAATAGCTTACTCCTATTACCAATTGAAATCTTCTCCTGTAGATTGGGATGGTAAGGAGCTTAAAGGTTTTAATGGAAAAATCGGAGCTCCAAGAGGGTATTCGATAGTAAGTGATTTAAGAAGTAAGGGGTATACTGTTGAGGAATCTGATGGTTGTGAATATGATTTGAAAAAACTTCAACTAAATAGAGTGCAATTGACAGCTGAGCTTGATTTGCAGGCTGAAAACATACTAAATAAAAACCCCGAATTGGCAAAAGATATTGTGAAAGTTACTCCTCCAATTGTTGAAAAAGATTATTATCTGATGCTCTCGTTTAAATTTGTTGAGAATAATAAAGAATTAGCTGATAAGTTTTGGAAAAATCTTGAAGAAGTACGAAATGCAGAACTAGAAAAAATAATGGAAAAATATTAG
- a CDS encoding DUF445 family protein translates to MENFFETYPIVRYLIPPIIGAVIGLFTNWMAIKMLFHPYKPIKFLGIKLPFTPGVIPKEHDRLAEKIGETVGTHLVTPDSINELFKSDNVRDKIKSSLESMYSKFGMLAAFITPEIKEMIADKVIEFLDTELPSILDELDIKKVVTDKVRAFSLEKLEELILSVTKTQLAYITYFGGILGFIIGLIQLIIL, encoded by the coding sequence ATGGAAAACTTCTTTGAAACATATCCAATAGTACGCTATTTAATACCTCCAATAATTGGTGCAGTTATTGGTCTCTTTACAAACTGGATGGCAATTAAAATGCTTTTCCACCCATATAAGCCCATTAAGTTTTTAGGTATAAAATTACCTTTCACACCTGGTGTAATACCAAAAGAACACGATAGATTAGCTGAAAAAATAGGGGAGACTGTGGGAACACACCTAGTAACGCCAGATTCAATTAATGAGCTTTTCAAATCTGACAACGTCAGAGATAAGATTAAATCTTCGCTTGAATCCATGTATTCTAAATTTGGAATGCTTGCAGCCTTCATTACTCCAGAAATTAAGGAGATGATAGCCGATAAAGTAATTGAATTTTTAGATACAGAACTACCTTCAATTTTAGATGAACTGGACATTAAAAAAGTAGTTACCGATAAAGTAAGAGCCTTTTCATTGGAAAAACTTGAAGAGCTTATTTTGAGCGTGACAAAGACTCAACTTGCTTATATCACATACTTTGGAGGTATTTTAGGTTTTATAATTGGTCTTATCCAACTCATCATATTATAA
- a CDS encoding SpoVR family protein translates to MHLIDQRTKQIMEDCKTKARSAGLSFDKETLEYIVTNRDMIDLSPKVMIPTLYDYWVNDVDVLKNRGQYKLYPHNPYETVINSRPAISYYNDNNPDWMNIMIFYHVIGHIDFFQNNHLFEKTWNDDFVGQALSDKRLIESLRVAHGRYCDYVIEFGRSIDNITGYFNQFKHEDYIKKSEPEEIISFYFDNFLPNIAGKKQNDIFKEIYEYNLLIDKGRDIARTIFINTVKNKHPEFESYFERHKGLLNSGIEMDVLEFITEYSPFLKKEKNQWMRSVLSIIRNTSLYFAPQIRSKIINEGWASYWHDTLFIQDERIKGHEADYAKLNAGVTSLSRVGLNPYAIGLRLIQHIEDLADKGKISWDFQKIKDSDQREKYDKKIMKGKEAIFELRKNFSDFVLINTFVDQDFVDKYDLFVVGKRLDTSRNVYQYYIKSRKAEDYKQMLIDSLYHPPHIVVDTELTDDNTLYLVHKFEGKQLIKDFIPDVIHGLGYLWGGDVKIETTEIVVSNTSSGQSRMNQRVRYVFHDGKVNKEKI, encoded by the coding sequence ATGCATCTCATAGATCAACGAACAAAGCAGATAATGGAGGATTGTAAAACAAAGGCAAGAAGTGCCGGACTATCCTTCGATAAAGAAACTTTGGAATATATAGTTACTAATAGAGATATGATCGATCTAAGTCCTAAAGTTATGATACCGACTTTATACGATTATTGGGTCAATGATGTTGATGTACTAAAAAATAGAGGGCAATATAAACTTTATCCTCATAATCCTTACGAAACAGTTATAAACTCAAGACCAGCAATTTCATATTATAATGATAACAATCCTGACTGGATGAATATAATGATTTTCTATCATGTAATTGGACATATTGATTTTTTTCAAAATAATCATCTATTTGAAAAAACATGGAATGATGATTTTGTTGGGCAGGCTTTATCTGATAAAAGATTGATTGAGAGTTTACGTGTAGCTCATGGAAGATATTGTGATTATGTAATAGAGTTTGGAAGAAGCATTGATAATATAACTGGATATTTTAACCAGTTTAAGCATGAAGATTATATAAAGAAATCAGAACCTGAAGAGATCATCTCTTTTTATTTTGATAATTTTCTACCGAATATAGCAGGAAAGAAGCAAAATGATATTTTTAAAGAGATCTATGAGTACAATCTTCTTATTGATAAGGGTAGAGATATAGCCAGAACTATTTTCATAAATACAGTCAAAAACAAACATCCTGAGTTTGAATCGTATTTTGAAAGACATAAGGGGTTGTTAAATTCCGGGATTGAGATGGATGTTTTAGAATTTATAACGGAATACTCACCATTTTTAAAAAAAGAAAAAAATCAATGGATGAGGTCTGTTCTTTCAATAATTAGAAATACTTCTCTTTATTTTGCTCCACAAATAAGGTCAAAAATTATAAATGAAGGTTGGGCGAGTTACTGGCACGATACTCTTTTTATCCAGGATGAAAGAATTAAAGGTCATGAGGCTGACTATGCAAAATTAAATGCAGGAGTTACTTCCCTATCCAGAGTTGGGTTGAACCCATATGCTATAGGTTTAAGACTTATTCAACATATTGAAGATCTAGCAGACAAAGGTAAAATTAGTTGGGATTTCCAGAAAATTAAGGACTCTGACCAGAGAGAAAAATATGATAAGAAGATTATGAAAGGAAAAGAGGCTATTTTTGAACTGCGTAAAAATTTTTCTGATTTTGTTTTGATAAACACTTTTGTTGATCAAGACTTTGTTGACAAGTACGATCTTTTTGTTGTGGGAAAGAGGCTTGATACTTCAAGAAATGTTTACCAATACTATATAAAAAGCCGAAAAGCAGAAGATTATAAGCAGATGCTGATTGACTCTCTCTATCACCCTCCTCATATCGTAGTTGATACAGAGTTGACAGACGATAATACTCTTTATCTTGTTCATAAATTTGAAGGTAAACAGCTAATAAAAGATTTTATACCAGACGTTATACATGGTTTGGGCTATTTATGGGGGGGTGATGTTAAAATCGAAACTACTGAAATTGTTGTTTCAAATACATCTTCCGGTCAATCCAGAATGAATCAAAGAGTAAGATATGTTTTTCATGATGGTAAAGTAAATAAAGAGAAGATCTGA
- a CDS encoding inositol monophosphatase produces the protein MKDILETAIKAAKLAGNVIKMSRPAEINLKSTADYVTEIDLICQNIIIDNIENNFPDHEILAEENGGFFRKTNKLWIIDPLDGTTNFIRNLSHSGVSIAFYDEGDLQVGVVYDPYRDELFSAIKGEGAFLNDKPIKVSETIEFKNSLFATGFPFRHPDKVKIYKNVFEEVLINCSGIRRMGSAALDLCWTASGRYDGFFEGWLAPWDIAAGALILREAGGIISDFYGSKDYLSTGCVVCGNHYVFDRLFEIVSKQLKEL, from the coding sequence ATGAAGGATATTTTAGAAACAGCAATTAAAGCTGCTAAACTAGCTGGAAATGTAATAAAAATGTCTAGACCAGCTGAAATTAATTTAAAATCTACTGCTGATTATGTTACTGAAATTGATTTGATTTGCCAGAATATCATCATTGATAACATCGAAAACAATTTTCCAGATCATGAAATTTTAGCTGAAGAAAACGGAGGTTTTTTTCGAAAAACGAATAAATTATGGATTATAGACCCTCTTGATGGTACAACTAATTTTATCAGAAATCTTTCTCATTCCGGCGTATCAATCGCCTTTTATGATGAAGGAGATTTACAGGTAGGAGTTGTTTACGATCCATATAGAGATGAATTGTTTTCAGCTATTAAAGGTGAAGGAGCATTTCTAAATGATAAGCCAATTAAAGTATCAGAAACTATTGAGTTCAAAAACTCGCTTTTTGCAACAGGCTTTCCTTTCAGACATCCTGATAAGGTAAAAATTTACAAAAATGTTTTTGAAGAAGTTTTAATAAATTGTTCAGGAATAAGAAGAATGGGTTCAGCAGCTCTAGACTTGTGCTGGACAGCTTCGGGACGATACGATGGTTTTTTTGAGGGCTGGTTAGCTCCATGGGATATTGCAGCCGGTGCTCTAATACTTCGAGAAGCTGGTGGCATAATCTCTGATTTTTACGGATCCAAAGATTACCTTTCCACTGGTTGTGTTGTTTGTGGAAATCATTATGTTTTTGACAGATTATTTGAAATTGTTTCTAAACAGCTAAAGGAATTATAA
- a CDS encoding DUF444 family protein, translating to MKQVADRDFIVKNEVSTDRKLSGLTNSFTNDVEMFLSKFTPPNPLMAVKTLDELLERDRKREEDGFPRRIRLGKIVKPGKDTNGKVVIVPTTYEPKFYHDNSVTEEDDGGSTGGTGDGEEGQVLGEQQAQPEEGEGEGEGAGEGQGENHDVTSDAFDLGKVLTEKFKLPNLKEKGKKRSSTKYTYDLTDKNRKFGQLLDKKASIKRVIKTNILLGRIEEGKPFDPEKLLISPNDEVYRILSREKDYESQALVFFIRDYSGSMQGKPTESVVTQHLFIYSWLMYQYKNNVQTRFIVHDTEAKEVEDFYKYYRSQVAGGTNVHPAFNLVNKIVYEEQLAKDYNIYVFYGTDGDDWSSDGKETIKELREIFKYASRVGFTIAENSWSSTQGNSTVEKYIKTSGLLKEFKDLFRMDSFKSASVDENRLIEGIKKLLE from the coding sequence ATGAAACAAGTAGCGGATAGAGACTTCATCGTAAAAAATGAGGTCTCTACAGATCGAAAATTATCTGGTCTTACCAACTCATTTACCAATGATGTTGAGATGTTTCTGTCAAAGTTCACTCCTCCAAATCCTCTTATGGCTGTTAAAACTCTAGATGAATTACTGGAGAGAGATAGAAAAAGAGAAGAGGATGGTTTTCCCAGAAGAATTAGATTGGGAAAAATTGTCAAACCTGGAAAAGATACAAATGGAAAAGTTGTTATTGTTCCAACAACGTATGAACCTAAATTTTATCACGATAACTCAGTTACTGAGGAAGATGATGGAGGTTCGACTGGTGGAACTGGTGATGGAGAAGAGGGACAAGTTCTTGGTGAACAACAAGCCCAACCTGAAGAAGGTGAAGGTGAAGGAGAGGGGGCTGGTGAAGGTCAAGGGGAGAATCATGATGTCACATCCGATGCTTTTGATCTTGGAAAAGTTCTTACTGAAAAATTTAAACTACCAAACCTTAAAGAAAAAGGGAAGAAGAGATCTTCTACAAAGTATACTTACGATTTGACAGATAAGAACAGAAAATTTGGACAACTTTTGGATAAAAAGGCGTCAATAAAAAGAGTGATTAAAACTAATATTTTGTTGGGAAGAATAGAAGAGGGGAAGCCTTTTGATCCTGAAAAATTATTGATTAGTCCAAATGACGAGGTCTATAGAATTCTATCCAGAGAGAAAGATTATGAAAGTCAAGCCTTAGTATTTTTTATAAGAGATTATTCTGGTTCTATGCAAGGGAAACCAACTGAATCTGTAGTTACTCAACATCTTTTTATTTACAGTTGGCTTATGTATCAATACAAAAATAATGTCCAAACAAGATTCATTGTACATGATACTGAAGCTAAGGAGGTTGAGGATTTTTACAAATATTATAGATCCCAAGTTGCTGGAGGTACCAATGTACACCCAGCTTTTAATCTAGTTAATAAAATAGTTTATGAAGAACAATTGGCTAAAGATTATAATATTTATGTTTTCTACGGCACTGATGGTGATGACTGGAGTAGCGATGGCAAAGAGACAATAAAAGAATTACGAGAGATTTTCAAATACGCAAGTAGAGTTGGATTTACTATCGCAGAAAATTCATGGTCTAGTACACAAGGAAATTCAACTGTAGAGAAATACATCAAAACATCTGGACTTCTTAAGGAGTTCAAGGATCTGTTCAGAATGGACTCTTTCAAATCTGCTTCGGTGGACGAAAATAGATTAATAGAAGGAATAAAGAAATTATTAGAGTAG